The Agromyces marinus genome window below encodes:
- a CDS encoding LLM class F420-dependent oxidoreductase — translation MRIGMFLSYAGGFREAADEVVDLERAGVDLVVVPEVYTFDAVSQLGFLAARTTTMTLMSGILQLYTRTPSLTAMTAAGLDFVSDGRFELGIGASGPQVIEGFHGVPYDAPLQRTREIVDICRSVWRRERLVHDGRRYRIPLPADQGTGLGKPLKLINEPVRERIPITIASLGPKSVEQTAEIAEGWLPMFFHPERAEQVWGVALAAGRARRAPELGELDVFASPALAISDRPELVEAALAAVKPNLALYVGGMGARGKNFYNDLIAGYGFAAEAERIQDLYLDGRREEAVAAVPDDLVRAISLIGSPSEVAGRVEEFARAGVTTLNATPLGRDAGERLALMSGLRRIVG, via the coding sequence ATGCGCATCGGCATGTTCCTGAGCTACGCCGGAGGATTCCGCGAGGCCGCGGACGAGGTCGTCGACCTCGAACGCGCGGGGGTCGACCTCGTCGTCGTCCCCGAGGTGTACACGTTCGACGCCGTCAGCCAGCTCGGGTTCCTGGCGGCGCGCACGACGACGATGACGCTCATGAGCGGCATCCTGCAGCTCTACACGCGCACGCCCTCGCTCACCGCCATGACCGCGGCAGGGCTCGACTTCGTCTCGGACGGGCGGTTCGAGCTCGGCATCGGCGCGTCCGGGCCGCAGGTCATCGAGGGCTTCCATGGCGTGCCCTACGACGCGCCGCTGCAGCGCACGCGCGAGATCGTCGACATCTGCCGCTCCGTGTGGAGACGGGAACGTCTCGTGCACGACGGACGCCGCTACCGGATCCCGCTGCCCGCCGACCAGGGCACCGGGCTCGGCAAGCCGTTGAAGCTCATCAACGAACCGGTCCGCGAGCGCATCCCGATCACGATCGCCTCCCTCGGCCCGAAGTCCGTGGAGCAGACGGCCGAGATCGCCGAGGGCTGGCTGCCGATGTTCTTCCACCCCGAGCGGGCAGAGCAGGTGTGGGGGGTCGCGCTCGCCGCGGGCCGCGCGCGGCGAGCGCCCGAACTGGGCGAGCTCGACGTGTTCGCGAGCCCGGCGCTCGCGATCTCCGATCGGCCCGAGCTCGTCGAGGCCGCGCTCGCGGCGGTCAAGCCGAACCTCGCGCTCTACGTGGGCGGGATGGGGGCGCGCGGGAAGAACTTCTACAACGACCTCATCGCCGGGTACGGGTTCGCCGCCGAGGCCGAACGCATCCAGGACCTCTACCTCGACGGCCGGCGCGAGGAGGCGGTCGCCGCCGTACCCGACGACCTCGTGCGCGCGATCTCGCTCATCGGTTCGCCCTCGGAGGTCGCGGGTCGGGTCGAGGAGTTCGCCCGCGCCGGCGTGACGACGCTGAACGCGACCCCCCTCGGGCGCGATGCGGGCGAACGGCTCGCGCTCATGTCGGGGCTGCGTCGCATCGTCGGCTGA
- a CDS encoding anti-sigma factor — protein MTGSEDAAAMPDDLDALLAAYALDAVSDDERAVVEAALAEDPALRARVRDHRAAAAALAASVEPVDPSPGLRSSVMGRLDEVEQVSAEPIARDEQVGASGERMPQAEAPAAPGPGPAERAAHAAWFRRPAPILAAVAASLVLIAGAVVGLNWFGPAGWGAQRDVQAIASASDANETTAASADGGDVTLVWSEDLARAAVRTSDLPAVGADSTYELWYIDDSGAVSAGTFDPEDGAAFVVLDGALRPGVLVGITVEPAGGSEAPTTEPIVVFET, from the coding sequence ATGACCGGATCCGAGGACGCAGCGGCGATGCCGGACGACCTCGACGCCCTGCTCGCGGCGTACGCCCTCGACGCGGTGTCCGACGACGAGCGCGCGGTCGTCGAGGCGGCCCTGGCCGAGGACCCGGCGCTCCGAGCCCGCGTCCGCGACCATCGCGCGGCCGCGGCGGCGCTCGCGGCGAGCGTCGAGCCCGTCGACCCGTCGCCCGGGCTGCGCTCCTCCGTCATGGGCCGCCTCGACGAGGTCGAGCAGGTCTCGGCGGAGCCGATCGCGCGCGACGAGCAGGTCGGCGCATCGGGTGAGCGGATGCCGCAGGCCGAGGCCCCTGCCGCGCCCGGGCCCGGGCCCGCAGAGCGGGCGGCCCACGCCGCCTGGTTCCGCCGCCCCGCGCCGATCCTCGCCGCGGTCGCCGCGTCGCTCGTGCTCATCGCCGGTGCCGTCGTCGGCCTGAACTGGTTCGGGCCCGCGGGGTGGGGCGCGCAGCGCGACGTGCAGGCGATCGCCTCGGCATCCGATGCGAACGAGACGACCGCGGCGTCCGCCGACGGCGGCGACGTCACCCTCGTCTGGTCCGAGGACCTCGCGCGAGCGGCCGTGCGCACGAGCGACCTCCCGGCCGTCGGCGCCGACTCGACCTACGAGCTCTGGTACATCGACGACTCGGGCGCGGTCTCGGCGGGAACGTTCGACCCGGAGGACGGAGCCGCGTTCGTCGTGCTCGACGGGGCCCTCAGGCCCGGCGTCCTCGTGGGCATCACGGTCGAACCGGCCGGGGGTTCCGAGGCGCCGACGACCGAACCGATCGTGGTCTTCGAGACCTGA
- the sigK gene encoding ECF RNA polymerase sigma factor SigK, translating to MLERVVEVHGEAEASGPGLDDLLVATGAGDRVAFGALYDRTVARVLGLIRRVVIDAGQAEEVAQEVYLEIWRTAPRFERDRGSAIAWMFTLAHRRAVDRVRSSQSARDRDARIGARDLEVPADTVAETAEVRIEHARAKDALAELSEPQRECVVLAYYGGLTQTEIADRLHVPLGTVKTRMRDGMIRLRRAMGVST from the coding sequence ATGCTTGAGCGCGTGGTGGAGGTGCACGGCGAGGCCGAGGCATCCGGCCCCGGCCTGGACGACCTGCTGGTCGCGACCGGCGCGGGCGACCGGGTCGCGTTCGGCGCGCTCTACGACCGAACCGTCGCGCGCGTGCTCGGGCTCATCCGAAGGGTCGTCATCGATGCCGGCCAGGCGGAGGAGGTCGCCCAGGAGGTCTACCTCGAGATCTGGCGGACCGCCCCGCGCTTCGAGCGAGATCGCGGCTCCGCGATCGCGTGGATGTTCACCCTCGCCCACCGTCGTGCGGTCGACCGGGTGCGATCCTCGCAGTCGGCGCGCGACCGCGACGCACGCATCGGCGCCCGCGACCTCGAGGTGCCCGCCGACACCGTCGCCGAGACCGCCGAGGTCCGGATCGAACACGCCCGGGCCAAGGACGCGCTCGCAGAGCTCAGCGAACCCCAGCGCGAGTGCGTGGTGCTCGCCTACTACGGCGGGCTCACCCAGACCGAGATCGCCGATCGACTGCACGTCCCGCTCGGGACCGTGAAGACCAGGATGCGCGACGGCATGATCCGTCTGCGCCGGGCGATGGGGGTGAGCACATGA
- a CDS encoding DedA family protein — MSIAIRTAAEPELTGIAGWAVDLMETLGAPGAGLAIALENLFPPLPSELILPLAGFTASRGSFTLPEVLAWTTAGSVVGALALYLVGALLGRERTRAIIKAVPLVDVADADRTEAWFLKHGRKAVFFGRMIPIFRSLISVPAGITRMRISWFLALTTAGSIIWNTVFVLAGYLLGENWHLVEPWADILQYVVIAAVVAAVAWFVVKRVIRIREHRRAIARGEATPGGM; from the coding sequence GTGAGCATCGCCATCCGGACCGCCGCCGAACCCGAACTCACCGGCATCGCCGGGTGGGCGGTCGACCTCATGGAGACCCTCGGCGCCCCGGGTGCCGGGCTCGCGATCGCGCTCGAGAACCTCTTCCCGCCCCTCCCCAGCGAACTCATCCTCCCGCTCGCCGGGTTCACGGCGAGCCGGGGGTCGTTCACCCTGCCCGAGGTGCTCGCGTGGACGACCGCGGGCTCCGTCGTCGGCGCACTCGCGCTCTACCTCGTCGGTGCGCTGCTCGGCCGCGAGCGCACGCGCGCGATCATCAAGGCCGTCCCGTTGGTCGACGTCGCCGACGCCGACCGGACCGAGGCCTGGTTCCTCAAGCACGGTCGGAAGGCCGTGTTCTTCGGACGCATGATCCCCATCTTCCGAAGCCTCATCTCGGTCCCAGCAGGCATCACCCGGATGCGCATCTCGTGGTTCCTCGCGCTCACGACGGCCGGCAGCATCATCTGGAACACCGTCTTCGTCCTGGCCGGCTACCTGCTCGGCGAGAACTGGCACCTGGTCGAGCCGTGGGCCGACATCCTGCAGTACGTCGTCATCGCCGCGGTCGTGGCGGCCGTCGCATGGTTCGTCGTCAAGCGCGTCATCCGCATCCGCGAGCACCGCCGCGCGATCGCCCGAGGCGAGGCGACGCCCGGCGGGATGTGA
- a CDS encoding MarP family serine protease yields the protein MTWSLLLDIALAVVLIGALVRGWRSGLLRTLGGLLGLVAGGIAAYFAMPWVVSLIPVSQLRAPLAIATAVALLIAGASIGGAVGRALGRGAEAVKLGILDRILGAVVNAMVTAFVVALVAAGVGSMGVPVVSPAVAGSWVVRSIDGVTPSPARTLMAELRSAAVGGAIPWLTDVLGGPTVAPELPAGGVDDPEVRAAAASVVRVTGLAFECGGNLTGTGFVVAPDRIVTNAHVVAGVVEPIVEAPGHGPVSGRVVAFDPDVDLAVIAADGLDVEPLAVSDAPGAGTDVAVAGYPFGGPLELRPAEVMANGPLTISIDGASSSRDVVTLAADIDHGNSGGPVLTGDGEVGGVVFAKSQTVDNVGFAVPVGTLRPLAEAAPTLGDAVDSGRCSF from the coding sequence ATGACCTGGAGCCTGCTGCTCGACATCGCCCTCGCGGTGGTGCTCATCGGCGCGCTCGTGCGCGGCTGGCGCAGCGGCCTGCTGCGCACCCTGGGCGGGCTCCTCGGCCTGGTCGCGGGCGGGATCGCCGCGTACTTCGCGATGCCGTGGGTCGTCTCGCTCATCCCCGTCTCGCAGTTGCGGGCCCCGCTCGCGATCGCCACGGCCGTCGCCCTGCTCATCGCGGGGGCGTCGATCGGGGGCGCCGTCGGGCGCGCCCTCGGCCGCGGAGCCGAAGCGGTCAAGCTCGGCATCCTCGACCGCATCCTCGGCGCCGTCGTCAACGCGATGGTCACCGCGTTCGTCGTCGCACTCGTCGCGGCCGGCGTCGGGTCCATGGGCGTGCCGGTCGTCTCACCCGCGGTGGCGGGTTCCTGGGTCGTGCGCAGCATCGACGGGGTCACGCCCTCGCCCGCGCGCACCCTCATGGCCGAACTCCGATCGGCGGCCGTCGGCGGCGCGATCCCGTGGCTGACCGACGTCCTCGGCGGCCCGACCGTCGCGCCGGAGCTGCCCGCGGGCGGCGTCGACGACCCGGAGGTGCGCGCGGCCGCGGCATCCGTGGTCAGGGTCACCGGGCTCGCGTTCGAGTGCGGCGGCAACCTCACCGGGACCGGGTTCGTCGTCGCGCCCGACCGGATCGTCACCAATGCGCACGTCGTCGCGGGCGTCGTCGAACCCATCGTCGAGGCGCCCGGACACGGCCCCGTGTCGGGCCGTGTCGTCGCGTTCGACCCCGATGTCGATCTCGCGGTGATCGCGGCCGACGGGCTGGACGTCGAGCCGCTCGCCGTCTCGGACGCGCCCGGCGCGGGCACCGACGTGGCCGTGGCGGGCTACCCGTTCGGCGGGCCGCTCGAACTCCGGCCAGCCGAGGTGATGGCGAACGGGCCGCTCACCATCTCGATCGACGGGGCGTCGAGCTCGCGCGACGTGGTCACGCTGGCGGCCGACATCGACCACGGCAACTCGGGCGGTCCCGTCCTCACGGGCGACGGCGAGGTCGGCGGCGTCGTGTTCGCGAAGTCGCAGACGGTGGACAACGTCGGATTCGCGGTGCCGGTCGGCACGCTCCGCCCGTTGGCGGAGGCCGCACCCACGCTCGGCGACGCGGTCGACTCGGGCAGGTGCTCGTTCTGA
- a CDS encoding aldose 1-epimerase family protein, with the protein MTHPTGEQFELETTTSTGDVRATVTAVAAGLRTLTINGIDLVPPFGEERTPPSGAGIVLVPWPNRIRDGVWTHGETTHQLAITEPPRNTAIHGLLRYTEYTPVDRDRDSVTLAATIHPQLGYPFLVRTAVRYELVSDGMKVTHFLENLGADPAPVAVGTHPYLKIGGVPTEELTLRLDAASHIEVDDRLLPVGEVPVDGTEWDLRDGRRVGDLSLDDAFGELESVDGTVEHTLTAPDGRSVSVWADDEFAYVQVYTTAAFPGESAAIAVEPMTAPADAFNSGKGLRWLDPGEQWEVSWGIRFAGFAAE; encoded by the coding sequence ATGACCCACCCGACGGGCGAGCAGTTCGAACTCGAGACGACCACTTCCACGGGCGACGTCCGCGCCACCGTCACCGCCGTCGCCGCAGGGCTGCGGACGCTGACCATCAACGGCATCGACCTGGTGCCGCCGTTCGGCGAGGAGCGCACGCCGCCATCGGGTGCCGGCATCGTGCTCGTGCCCTGGCCCAACCGCATCCGCGACGGCGTCTGGACCCACGGCGAGACGACCCACCAGCTCGCGATCACCGAGCCGCCGAGGAACACCGCGATCCACGGGTTGCTGCGCTACACCGAGTACACCCCCGTCGACCGCGACCGCGACTCGGTCACGCTCGCCGCGACCATCCACCCGCAGCTCGGCTACCCGTTCCTCGTGCGCACCGCCGTGCGCTACGAGCTCGTGTCCGACGGGATGAAGGTCACCCACTTCCTCGAGAACCTCGGGGCCGATCCGGCCCCGGTCGCGGTCGGCACCCACCCGTACCTGAAGATCGGCGGCGTCCCCACCGAGGAGCTCACGCTCCGCCTCGACGCGGCGAGCCACATCGAGGTCGACGATCGGCTGCTGCCCGTCGGCGAGGTGCCGGTCGACGGCACCGAGTGGGACCTCCGCGACGGCCGACGGGTCGGCGACCTCTCGCTCGACGACGCCTTCGGCGAACTCGAATCGGTCGACGGCACCGTCGAGCACACGCTCACCGCACCCGACGGGCGCTCCGTCTCCGTCTGGGCCGACGACGAGTTCGCCTACGTGCAGGTGTACACGACCGCCGCGTTCCCGGGCGAGAGCGCGGCGATCGCCGTCGAGCCGATGACCGCTCCCGCTGATGCGTTCAACTCGGGCAAGGGGCTGCGCTGGCTCGACCCGGGCGAGCAGTGGGAGGTCAGCTGGGGCATCCGCTTCGCCGGGTTCGCCGCCGAGTAG
- a CDS encoding DeoR/GlpR family DNA-binding transcription regulator — protein sequence MPAESADAVLAHPDSPAERALAAASPAARDATHRRALTADLVVERGFVRVVELGEAFGVTPVTARADLDALERSGLVRRVHGGAVPAGAGAAGSRPEREPSFEEALAASVVPKQLIGERVAATVRSGQSIILDVGTTTLQVARALRARDDLDDVTIFTNGLSLALELEPEIPRFTVVVTGGTLRPRQHSLVHPLAGSVLDEVHADLAVIGCNGVDARHGVTNANLPEAGVKSLMLARAARSVVVADASKLGEVHLGRIAPVDAFDLLVTDAAAPAVLVDELRDAGLDVLVAHDAGRS from the coding sequence ATGCCCGCCGAATCCGCCGACGCCGTCCTCGCGCATCCCGACAGCCCTGCCGAGCGCGCGCTCGCCGCGGCGTCGCCCGCCGCGCGCGACGCGACGCACCGTCGCGCGCTCACGGCCGACCTCGTGGTCGAGCGCGGGTTCGTGCGCGTGGTCGAGCTGGGCGAGGCGTTCGGAGTGACGCCGGTGACCGCGCGAGCCGACCTCGACGCGCTCGAGCGGTCGGGGCTCGTGCGGCGCGTGCACGGCGGCGCCGTCCCCGCGGGCGCCGGCGCCGCCGGCTCCCGGCCGGAGCGGGAACCGAGCTTCGAGGAGGCGCTCGCGGCATCCGTCGTCCCCAAGCAGCTCATCGGCGAACGCGTGGCGGCCACCGTCCGGAGCGGCCAGAGCATCATCCTCGACGTGGGCACGACGACCCTCCAGGTCGCCCGCGCGCTGCGGGCGCGCGACGACCTCGACGACGTCACGATCTTCACCAACGGGCTCTCGCTCGCGCTCGAGCTCGAGCCCGAGATCCCCCGCTTCACCGTGGTCGTCACGGGCGGAACACTGCGACCGCGCCAGCACTCGCTCGTGCACCCCCTCGCCGGGTCCGTCCTCGACGAGGTGCACGCCGACCTCGCCGTCATCGGCTGCAACGGTGTCGATGCGCGGCACGGCGTGACCAACGCCAACCTGCCCGAGGCCGGCGTCAAGTCGCTCATGCTCGCGCGCGCCGCGCGCTCGGTCGTCGTCGCCGACGCGTCCAAGCTCGGAGAGGTCCACCTCGGTCGCATCGCCCCCGTCGACGCGTTCGACCTGCTCGTGACGGATGCCGCGGCACCCGCGGTCCTCGTCGACGAACTCCGCGACGCCGGCCTCGACGTCCTCGTCGCCCACGACGCCGGGCGGTCGTAG